One genomic window of Methanobrevibacter sp. includes the following:
- a CDS encoding DUF1932 domain-containing protein, translating to MKFGFIGFGEVSYTLSKILLSYGFEVLTSTEGRSRKTKDLVKSLNLTVLDSFEEVAKESDILISANSPQSALAVALKYGSLTEGIFLDFNNISPNTAKQIENYLTDEHFIDSSIMGRVSSEELHLYFSGRKAEEFVANMRDFIRSNDSNHDVKVNIKVVSDEIGDVSKLKILRSSYTKGVSALLVETFETAEKLGLSEDLWEILSLTENRDFETASKSRISSSNKKAKRKYEELIEVLEFLNDVEDKRKSKIMALATKEKFEKLKNRNNKK from the coding sequence ATGAAATTCGGATTTATAGGTTTTGGTGAAGTGTCATACACCTTATCTAAAATACTCCTTTCTTATGGATTTGAAGTATTGACTTCAACTGAAGGGAGGTCAAGAAAGACAAAGGATTTGGTGAAATCACTTAATCTAACCGTTTTGGATAGTTTTGAAGAGGTTGCTAAAGAGTCCGATATCCTGATTTCAGCAAACAGTCCTCAAAGCGCATTGGCTGTTGCCTTGAAGTATGGCTCATTGACTGAGGGAATCTTCTTGGATTTCAACAACATTTCTCCAAACACTGCAAAGCAAATTGAAAATTATCTTACAGATGAGCATTTCATTGATTCCTCAATTATGGGCAGAGTCAGTTCAGAGGAATTGCATCTTTATTTTTCAGGCCGAAAGGCAGAGGAATTTGTAGCCAATATGAGAGATTTCATTAGAAGCAATGATTCCAATCATGACGTAAAAGTCAATATTAAAGTTGTAAGCGATGAGATAGGGGATGTTTCCAAATTGAAAATCCTTAGAAGTTCCTATACAAAAGGAGTTTCAGCACTTCTTGTAGAAACCTTTGAAACAGCTGAAAAGTTAGGATTGAGTGAAGATCTATGGGAAATATTGTCACTCACCGAAAATAGGGATTTTGAAACAGCTTCCAAGTCACGTATTTCCAGTTCCAATAAGAAAGCCAAGCGCAAATATGAAGAATTGATAGAGGTATTGGAATTCTTGAATGATGTTGAGGATAAGAGAAAATCCAAAATCATGGCTTTGGCAACTAAAGAGAAATTTGAAAAATTAAAAAATAGGAATAATAAAAAATAG
- a CDS encoding ARMT1-like domain-containing protein, which yields MKVYYECGACFLRQAKEAIDLSTDDEELKFRILQDILSFLGENFSKELSSNATGTRIHQYIKKETGCYDPYYNQKKEGNEIALSLVPKVREILEEDNSLETYVKIAIVGNILDFGTYGLNTEFESMIEEGLEKGLVINKIEEFEEALKKYDEVLYLVDNTGEIVFDKFLLEKIKEYDVDITVAVKEKPILNDACMKEALEAGLDEVATLITTGSDSVGVVESMISDEFKEILLGSPFVISKGMGNFEGLTEMNLEGQDIFVLLCTKCSSISKELGLAEGSHVLTTL from the coding sequence ATTAAAGTTTATTACGAATGTGGGGCATGCTTTTTAAGACAAGCAAAGGAAGCTATTGACTTATCAACAGATGATGAGGAATTAAAGTTCCGGATACTCCAGGATATTTTATCTTTTCTTGGGGAAAACTTCTCAAAGGAATTGTCTTCAAATGCCACTGGGACCAGGATTCATCAATATATCAAGAAAGAAACAGGATGTTATGATCCATATTATAATCAGAAGAAGGAAGGAAATGAGATTGCTCTATCCTTAGTGCCTAAGGTAAGAGAAATTCTAGAGGAAGACAATAGTTTGGAAACCTATGTTAAAATAGCTATTGTAGGAAATATTCTTGATTTTGGCACATATGGTTTGAATACAGAATTTGAATCAATGATTGAGGAGGGATTAGAAAAAGGGCTTGTCATAAACAAGATTGAAGAGTTTGAAGAAGCTTTAAAGAAGTATGATGAAGTTCTTTATTTGGTGGACAATACCGGTGAAATCGTTTTTGACAAATTCCTGCTTGAAAAAATTAAGGAGTATGATGTTGACATTACAGTGGCAGTTAAGGAGAAGCCTATTCTAAATGATGCCTGCATGAAAGAGGCATTGGAAGCAGGTCTTGATGAGGTAGCTACCTTAATCACTACAGGATCTGACTCTGTAGGTGTGGTGGAATCCATGATTTCAGATGAATTCAAGGAGATATTGTTAGGTTCTCCTTTTGTGATTTCCAAAGGAATGGGAAATTTTGAAGGATTGACCGAAATGAACCTTGAGGGACAGGACATCTTTGTCTTGCTTTGTACAAAATGCTCATCAATATCTAAAGAATTAGGTCTTGCTGAAGGTTCACATGTTTTAACAACATTATGA
- a CDS encoding MoaD/ThiS family protein, whose amino-acid sequence MTFKLTIKDKVEEREIDGDLTIKDLLDDLDLSSETIVSKKNGEIVIEESAIENGDEIEFIQIIYGG is encoded by the coding sequence ATGACTTTTAAGTTAACTATTAAAGATAAAGTTGAAGAAAGGGAAATAGATGGAGATTTAACAATTAAAGACTTATTAGATGATTTAGACTTATCTTCAGAAACTATTGTATCTAAAAAGAACGGTGAAATAGTTATTGAAGAATCTGCGATTGAAAATGGGGATGAAATAGAATTCATTCAAATCATCTATGGAGGATAG
- a CDS encoding TIGR00269 family protein produces MESCTKCGNPNVIIKRKASGQALCKDCFIESIEKKVKQTIKKENFIEKGDKVLVALSGGKDSVVTLEILNSYAERRIIELCAVTIDEGIAGYREEGVEIAKAHAERLGIPHKVVSFKESFGIDLDEIMKREGHRGSCTYCGVFRRWIINRAAREFGATKIATGHNLDDETQAILMNYLEGNMENLATIGPKTESNSELFTVKIKPLREIPEKEIGLYALAKGLDIHLAGCPYAQESFRMEISNILNDLVKDHPTIKYSTLKGFDKIRPALRRELAHDYEYDRCERCGEPSSNRLCRACTFLEELGK; encoded by the coding sequence ATGGAATCTTGTACTAAATGTGGAAATCCAAATGTAATCATAAAAAGAAAGGCTTCAGGACAGGCTTTATGTAAGGATTGCTTTATAGAAAGCATTGAAAAAAAGGTAAAGCAAACAATCAAAAAGGAAAACTTTATTGAAAAGGGAGATAAGGTTTTAGTGGCATTGTCTGGAGGAAAGGATAGTGTTGTTACTCTAGAAATCCTTAATTCATATGCTGAAAGGCGCATCATTGAATTATGTGCTGTAACCATTGATGAAGGAATTGCAGGTTACAGAGAGGAAGGAGTGGAGATTGCTAAAGCACATGCTGAAAGATTAGGTATTCCACATAAGGTTGTATCATTTAAGGAAAGCTTTGGCATTGACTTGGATGAAATAATGAAGAGAGAAGGCCATAGAGGGTCTTGTACCTATTGTGGAGTATTTAGGAGATGGATTATCAATAGGGCTGCAAGGGAATTCGGAGCAACCAAGATTGCAACAGGCCACAACTTGGATGATGAAACTCAAGCCATCTTAATGAACTATCTTGAAGGAAATATGGAAAACCTGGCAACAATAGGTCCTAAGACAGAGTCCAATAGCGAGCTATTCACTGTTAAAATCAAGCCACTAAGAGAGATTCCAGAAAAGGAAATAGGGTTATACGCACTTGCAAAAGGGTTGGATATTCACTTGGCAGGCTGTCCATATGCTCAGGAATCCTTTAGGATGGAAATTTCCAATATCCTAAATGATTTGGTTAAAGATCATCCAACAATAAAGTATTCCACTCTTAAGGGATTTGATAAGATTAGGCCAGCTCTTCGCAGGGAATTGGCTCATGACTATGAATATGACAGATGCGAAAGATGCGGTGAGCCGTCTTCAAATAGATTATGCAGAGCTTGTACATTCTTAGAAGAATTAGGCAAATGA
- a CDS encoding VWA domain-containing protein, with product MEEKIVRLSNDLRKKGMPVSIRSTQSAIEAYNLLGEDDLPILKDAFRSIYVKSKYDIPKFNESFDGFFVEKKVKNLTDELNRSYRPNTMKGKLSQHEWKITKQKGSGGKQIQMGAEQAMEYFAGRPILEDRDKDLARDNDILNSDLSKLNKYDERVFELCVELGRKIANKQSRRKRLARSNKIDMRRTMRQNMKYGGVPIDLVHVKKKPHRKQHLFLNDVSGSCEWISSWFFMLMFACQKTFKDSRMFEFDNKTIETTEFLKEKYMVNAFAEIRLLRMRNMMVRGTSNMFTAFESFMKQADISNKSYIILLSDCRDWAGPKVNGIPASVELISQMSSQAKKVIILNPEDKKKWDVVDSCVSLYRGAGAQVYEVSTLNQLAEFVADM from the coding sequence ATGGAAGAAAAAATCGTAAGATTATCAAATGATTTGAGAAAAAAGGGAATGCCTGTGAGCATCAGGTCTACTCAGTCAGCAATAGAGGCATATAATCTATTGGGAGAAGATGACTTGCCTATATTAAAGGATGCTTTCAGGTCAATTTATGTAAAGAGCAAGTATGACATTCCTAAATTCAATGAGTCATTTGATGGATTCTTTGTTGAAAAGAAAGTTAAAAACCTAACAGATGAGCTTAATAGATCCTATAGGCCAAACACTATGAAAGGTAAGCTTTCCCAGCATGAATGGAAAATTACCAAGCAAAAAGGTTCTGGTGGTAAGCAAATTCAAATGGGTGCAGAACAGGCTATGGAATACTTTGCAGGAAGACCTATCCTTGAAGATAGGGACAAGGACCTTGCAAGGGATAATGATATTCTAAACAGTGACTTGTCAAAGCTTAACAAATACGATGAAAGAGTATTTGAATTATGCGTAGAGCTTGGAAGAAAAATCGCAAACAAGCAGTCAAGAAGAAAGAGATTGGCTCGCTCAAACAAGATTGACATGAGAAGGACAATGAGGCAAAACATGAAATATGGTGGTGTGCCGATTGACCTTGTTCATGTAAAGAAGAAACCTCATAGAAAACAGCATTTGTTCCTGAATGATGTCAGCGGTTCATGTGAATGGATCAGCAGCTGGTTTTTCATGCTTATGTTTGCATGTCAAAAGACATTTAAGGATTCACGAATGTTTGAATTTGACAATAAAACAATTGAAACAACTGAGTTTCTTAAGGAAAAGTATATGGTTAATGCTTTTGCTGAAATAAGATTGCTTCGTATGCGAAATATGATGGTTAGAGGAACATCCAATATGTTCACTGCATTTGAATCCTTCATGAAACAGGCAGATATAAGCAATAAATCCTATATTATCCTATTGTCTGACTGTAGGGATTGGGCAGGTCCTAAGGTGAATGGAATTCCTGCAAGCGTTGAGCTTATTTCCCAAATGTCTTCACAGGCTAAGAAGGTGATTATCTTAAACCCTGAGGATAAAAAGAAATGGGATGTTGTTGATAGTTGTGTTTCATTGTATCGTGGAGCAGGTGCTCAGGTTTATGAAGTAAGCACATTGAATCAATTGGCTGAATTTGTAGCAGATATGTAA
- a CDS encoding MoxR family ATPase, with the protein MTDEELTIEEIGKMLESTGYISNNEISTSVFLSLSLNKPILIEGPPGVGKTELAKAVSECLGREFFRIQCYEGITFEQIVGEWNYQKQLLHLEAFKGSQKGEESIFEDDFFIRRPLLTSFMNDKPSLLLIDEIDKADEEVESFLLQALGEKQITVNDLGTFDLQNDLVVMLTSNAQRNLLEETKDRCLFLYISYPSVEREMAIVKARIPNANDGLVKKVVNMVHRIRTFNLNKKPSVRASIDWVNSAMHLDKDLKNVDAALEDSVGVAIKTEPDKAKVIKEIFRSEYLND; encoded by the coding sequence ATGACAGATGAAGAATTAACCATAGAAGAAATAGGAAAAATGTTGGAAAGTACTGGTTATATCTCCAATAATGAAATCAGCACTTCCGTATTCTTATCCTTATCTTTAAACAAGCCAATCTTGATTGAAGGACCTCCTGGAGTAGGTAAGACAGAGCTTGCAAAGGCTGTTTCCGAATGTTTAGGAAGGGAATTCTTTAGGATTCAATGTTATGAGGGAATCACCTTTGAACAGATTGTGGGTGAATGGAACTATCAAAAGCAACTTCTCCACCTTGAAGCATTCAAAGGAAGTCAAAAAGGTGAAGAATCCATATTTGAAGATGACTTCTTTATCAGAAGGCCTCTATTGACTTCTTTCATGAATGACAAGCCATCACTTCTTCTTATTGACGAAATCGATAAGGCTGATGAAGAAGTGGAAAGCTTTCTTCTACAGGCTTTAGGTGAAAAGCAAATCACTGTAAATGATTTAGGCACTTTTGACCTTCAAAATGATTTAGTGGTAATGTTGACTTCAAATGCCCAAAGGAACTTGCTTGAAGAGACAAAGGACAGATGTCTGTTCTTATACATTTCATATCCTTCAGTTGAACGTGAAATGGCAATTGTCAAGGCAAGAATACCTAATGCAAATGATGGTTTGGTCAAAAAGGTTGTCAATATGGTTCATAGAATCAGAACCTTTAACTTAAATAAAAAGCCATCTGTAAGGGCTTCAATTGATTGGGTAAACTCAGCAATGCACTTGGATAAGGATTTAAAGAATGTTGATGCTGCACTTGAAGACAGTGTTGGAGTAGCTATCAAAACAGAACCTGACAAAGCAAAAGTTATAAAAGAGATATTTAGAAGCGAATACTTGAACGATTAG
- a CDS encoding MFS transporter — translation MKANPKILLYILMISALGINTPLSIVGIISQIAEYFHTSIAISGLYVSSFTFTIAVCGLFIPVLFSKYERKRTFVSILTVFAIANFIIIFTRNLYIASFFRILSAVFYPAFISIALTVCEEIAPKGQEQDYITKILLGISIGSIVGLPITTGLGTIFGYNIAMTWIFAINLLTLILIIIFFPRIEGKAKSYEMPFSSLKSKEFILATLGIIMMPIGASIVYNYQPYFLQVVSHVYTYKLSIFLFIYGLFSIFGTWLGGKLIAKRDKGTLIIFQLVCGGVFVLLYLFANYLIPVLILILTFGVLDGMGYNLIQYIEASVIPDSPELANGIFLSILNGGIALGIAIGGFLVDGFGVMSIFIAGALFLLLAFIILYYVIMIMKIPLKYSK, via the coding sequence ATGAAAGCAAATCCAAAAATACTTCTCTATATTCTAATGATTTCAGCACTTGGAATAAACACTCCATTAAGCATTGTAGGAATCATTTCACAAATAGCAGAGTATTTCCATACATCAATAGCTATTTCTGGACTTTATGTAAGCTCATTTACATTCACAATAGCTGTCTGCGGATTGTTCATACCTGTTTTATTTTCAAAATATGAAAGGAAACGAACTTTTGTATCCATTTTAACTGTATTTGCAATAGCCAATTTTATTATAATCTTTACAAGAAATCTGTATATTGCATCTTTTTTTAGAATATTATCTGCAGTATTCTATCCTGCCTTTATCTCCATTGCACTAACTGTATGTGAAGAGATTGCACCAAAAGGCCAAGAGCAGGATTATATCACAAAGATATTGCTTGGAATTTCAATCGGAAGCATTGTAGGATTGCCGATTACAACTGGCCTTGGAACCATATTCGGCTACAATATAGCTATGACTTGGATCTTTGCAATAAATCTATTGACTTTGATATTGATTATAATATTCTTCCCAAGAATTGAAGGAAAGGCAAAAAGCTATGAAATGCCATTTTCCAGCCTAAAATCAAAGGAATTCATTCTTGCTACACTTGGAATTATAATGATGCCAATAGGCGCAAGCATTGTCTATAATTACCAGCCATACTTCCTGCAGGTAGTGAGCCATGTATACACATATAAATTAAGTATTTTCCTATTTATCTATGGATTGTTTTCAATATTTGGAACATGGCTTGGAGGCAAATTGATAGCAAAAAGAGACAAGGGTACTCTCATAATATTTCAGTTAGTATGTGGTGGAGTGTTTGTATTGCTTTATCTATTTGCAAATTACCTAATTCCAGTTCTCATATTAATCTTGACTTTTGGTGTTTTAGATGGAATGGGATACAATCTTATTCAATACATAGAAGCTTCTGTTATTCCAGACAGTCCAGAACTTGCAAATGGAATATTCTTAAGTATTTTGAATGGTGGGATAGCACTTGGAATAGCTATAGGAGGATTCTTGGTAGATGGATTTGGAGTAATGTCAATTTTCATTGCTGGAGCATTGTTCCTACTGCTTGCATTTATCATTCTTTACTATGTGATAATGATAATGAAAATACCTTTAAAATACTCTAAATAA
- a CDS encoding dihydropteroate synthase-like protein encodes MILIITGHLAYPLVKEMADKSKKETVVHIAETQVAAFLTPTQIIKEIHEYFEDRLDDIDLILVPGLIRKDTFLIAEEFGIPCYKASTDAADLAMVLDLVDDLELSQSTPADKLIIEEKKKQALQFIEDFENDIEKRDELLKKENNILVRNLPVGEDFPMRVLSEIASAPILSKEDLIKKAEFFVASGSDMIDIGMIAGEDRSDEIPDLIDTLRPIVGDRPLSIDTLNPKEIEAAVNHGIDMVLSLDNGNYHEILPLLKEKNVPAVILPTNFSEGFVPHTPADRVASMQKLVEACDGLEVVCDLILDPVNSASLVDSIIAFHDFHEVDKKPMFFGIGNVIELMDTDSVGANAVLAGIAMELGASILFTPEESGKTHGSVRELAIASKMMFLAKNRQSIPKDLGVDLLVFKDKKKRFDLKQDDNVPIIKQEAPIKFVRDKAGSFKIRVEHAISVKDSYIVATHFKKTKPTISFEGKRASEIYEEIIEKGLVTRLDHAAYLGKELQKAEIAMLTGKEYVQDFDLFKDPEEFIKKQ; translated from the coding sequence ATGATACTTATTATAACCGGACACTTGGCATATCCTTTGGTAAAGGAAATGGCTGACAAATCAAAGAAGGAAACAGTGGTGCATATAGCAGAGACTCAAGTTGCCGCTTTCCTGACTCCTACTCAGATAATCAAAGAGATACATGAGTATTTTGAAGATAGATTGGATGATATTGATTTGATATTGGTTCCAGGTTTAATAAGAAAAGACACTTTTTTAATTGCAGAGGAATTTGGAATTCCTTGCTATAAGGCATCTACAGATGCTGCAGACCTCGCTATGGTTCTGGACCTTGTGGATGATTTGGAACTCTCACAATCAACTCCTGCAGATAAATTAATAATTGAAGAAAAGAAAAAGCAAGCATTGCAATTCATTGAAGACTTTGAAAATGATATTGAAAAGCGAGATGAACTGCTTAAGAAAGAGAATAACATTCTTGTCAGGAACCTTCCTGTTGGTGAGGATTTCCCAATGAGGGTATTGTCTGAGATAGCAAGCGCTCCTATATTGTCTAAAGAGGACTTGATTAAGAAGGCTGAATTCTTTGTCGCTTCAGGTTCTGATATGATAGATATCGGTATGATTGCAGGTGAGGACAGGTCTGATGAGATTCCAGATCTCATTGACACTTTACGTCCTATTGTTGGAGACAGGCCTTTAAGCATAGACACATTGAATCCTAAGGAGATTGAAGCTGCAGTAAACCATGGAATTGACATGGTCTTGAGTTTGGATAACGGTAATTATCATGAGATTTTGCCTTTACTCAAGGAAAAGAATGTTCCTGCAGTTATTCTTCCAACTAATTTTAGTGAAGGTTTTGTTCCACACACTCCAGCCGATAGGGTTGCTTCCATGCAGAAGCTTGTAGAGGCGTGTGATGGCCTTGAGGTAGTCTGTGACTTGATTCTTGATCCGGTAAACAGTGCAAGCCTTGTGGACTCAATCATTGCGTTCCATGATTTCCATGAAGTCGACAAGAAGCCAATGTTCTTTGGTATAGGTAATGTAATCGAGCTTATGGATACAGATTCTGTAGGTGCAAATGCGGTTCTTGCAGGTATTGCAATGGAGCTTGGCGCAAGCATACTCTTTACTCCTGAGGAAAGTGGTAAGACCCACGGAAGTGTGAGAGAATTAGCCATTGCTTCCAAGATGATGTTCCTGGCTAAGAATAGGCAATCCATTCCTAAGGATTTAGGTGTTGACCTTCTCGTATTCAAGGACAAGAAGAAAAGGTTTGACTTGAAGCAGGATGACAATGTTCCTATAATAAAGCAAGAGGCTCCTATCAAGTTTGTAAGGGATAAGGCAGGAAGCTTTAAGATAAGGGTTGAACATGCAATATCAGTCAAGGATTCCTATATCGTTGCAACTCACTTCAAGAAGACAAAGCCGACCATAAGCTTTGAAGGAAAAAGAGCCAGTGAAATCTATGAGGAAATCATTGAAAAAGGGCTTGTCACCAGATTGGATCATGCTGCATATCTTGGTAAGGAATTACAAAAGGCAGAGATTGCAATGTTAACTGGAAAGGAATACGTTCAAGACTTTGACTTATTTAAAGATCCTGAAGAATTCATTAAAAAACAATAA
- a CDS encoding fumarate hydratase, whose protein sequence is MITEKQIEDTIYQLYKEAAIVLGDDVKCSLEEALKREDSDLGRLNIEAILKNIELAEEKSIPMCQDTGLPIIFVKLGKVEVENLYEGIKKGVAKATAEVPLRPNVVDPITRKNSGNVGDKVPIVDIELIDEDYVEFTIMPKGFGSENNNALKMALPAEGVEGVKDFVVETALKAGGKPCPPIVVGVGIGGSSDMALKLGKKALLGKVGERNPDPTIAEMELECLERINKDGKGPMGLGGRTTALDVKILKMDTHTAGLPIGVVIQCWADRHATARLEDN, encoded by the coding sequence ATGATAACAGAAAAGCAAATTGAAGATACCATTTATCAATTATACAAAGAGGCTGCCATCGTTCTTGGAGACGATGTTAAATGCTCACTTGAAGAGGCACTTAAACGTGAGGATAGTGACTTAGGTAGGCTAAATATTGAAGCTATCTTGAAGAATATTGAACTTGCAGAAGAAAAGTCAATTCCAATGTGCCAAGATACAGGTCTCCCTATCATTTTTGTAAAGCTTGGTAAAGTTGAGGTCGAAAACCTTTATGAAGGAATCAAGAAAGGAGTTGCAAAGGCAACTGCAGAAGTCCCTTTAAGACCAAATGTGGTTGATCCAATCACAAGAAAGAACTCAGGAAATGTAGGGGATAAGGTTCCTATTGTAGATATTGAACTCATTGATGAAGATTATGTTGAATTCACCATAATGCCTAAAGGTTTCGGATCAGAAAACAACAATGCACTTAAGATGGCACTTCCTGCTGAAGGAGTGGAAGGAGTGAAGGACTTTGTTGTTGAAACCGCACTTAAGGCAGGAGGAAAGCCATGCCCTCCTATCGTTGTAGGTGTTGGAATTGGCGGAAGTTCAGATATGGCCTTGAAATTAGGTAAGAAGGCTCTTCTTGGAAAAGTTGGAGAGCGCAATCCAGACCCAACCATTGCTGAAATGGAACTTGAATGTCTTGAAAGAATAAACAAGGATGGAAAGGGACCGATGGGTCTTGGTGGAAGGACAACTGCACTGGATGTGAAGATATTGAAGATGGACACTCACACCGCAGGACTTCCAATTGGTGTGGTAATTCAATGTTGGGCAGACAGACATGCAACAGCCCGTTTAGAGGATAATTAA
- a CDS encoding 4Fe-4S binding protein — protein MDELKVNPELCVDCGLCERNCPNNAIRVHDGVPLFCMHCSPEKAPCLAVCPKGAIVALGGAITIKQDKCIGCGLCHSVCPIGAVTINEIGQATKCDLCADYDTQQCVEACPTHALTNDTEKIIHDKQEKISEGFRKVQTLLK, from the coding sequence ATGGATGAATTGAAAGTTAACCCAGAACTTTGTGTGGATTGCGGACTTTGTGAACGTAATTGTCCTAACAATGCAATTCGTGTTCATGACGGTGTCCCATTATTCTGTATGCATTGCAGTCCTGAAAAAGCACCTTGTCTTGCCGTATGTCCGAAAGGAGCCATTGTGGCTTTAGGTGGAGCAATCACCATCAAGCAGGATAAATGTATTGGTTGCGGATTATGTCATAGCGTATGTCCCATTGGAGCGGTCACCATTAATGAGATAGGACAAGCTACCAAATGTGATCTATGTGCAGACTATGACACTCAACAATGCGTTGAGGCATGTCCGACTCATGCACTCACAAACGATACAGAAAAGATAATTCATGACAAGCAAGAAAAGATTTCCGAAGGATTTAGGAAAGTTCAAACCTTATTGAAATAG
- a CDS encoding 4Fe-4S dicluster domain-containing protein gives MEKLIVDNELCDGCQDCEKACEGVHGVPRITIHELDGSYFPIRCQQCEDAPCEIICPTGAMSNLGVDVTKCIACGFCAMACPFGAISIQYSNAHKCNHCADREEGPACVRACSKRAIAVHDIKNVIKRKQKEHIEKMYGLDKPAKKKGLLSVITTDTRARGPLDGD, from the coding sequence TTGGAGAAATTAATAGTAGATAATGAATTATGTGATGGATGCCAGGATTGCGAAAAAGCATGTGAAGGAGTCCATGGAGTTCCAAGAATCACTATTCATGAATTAGACGGTTCCTATTTCCCTATTCGCTGTCAGCAATGTGAAGATGCACCTTGTGAGATCATATGTCCAACAGGTGCAATGAGCAATTTAGGAGTAGATGTAACTAAATGTATCGCTTGCGGATTCTGTGCAATGGCATGTCCATTCGGTGCAATCAGCATTCAATACAGCAATGCTCACAAATGCAACCATTGTGCAGACAGAGAGGAAGGTCCTGCATGTGTTCGTGCATGTTCCAAAAGAGCCATTGCAGTTCATGACATCAAGAATGTCATTAAAAGGAAACAGAAAGAACACATTGAAAAGATGTATGGATTGGACAAACCTGCCAAGAAGAAAGGCCTTCTCAGTGTGATTACAACTGATACAAGAGCAAGAGGACCATTAGATGGAGATTAG
- the porB gene encoding pyruvate synthase subunit PorB produces the protein MEFPEEELLAPGHRGCAGCGAAIAVRLALKALGKNTVVACATGCLDVMTSPYPETAWEVPWIHVAFENAGAVASGVERALKAQGKEDVNIVAFGGDGGTADIGIQSLSGAMERGHDITYICYDNEAYMNTGIQRSGATPYGASTTTSPAGKESFGEDKPKKNMAFIMAAHGIPYVATASISYPEDFMKKVKKAAETKGPAYIHLQQPCTTGWGFKPEHTIKLGRLAVETGAWGLFEIENGEFRVTYRPQERKPVKEYLSAQKRFKHLDDEQIAIIQEFVDNQCEELGI, from the coding sequence ATGGAATTTCCTGAAGAAGAATTATTGGCACCAGGTCACAGAGGCTGTGCCGGTTGTGGAGCGGCTATTGCTGTAAGACTTGCTCTTAAGGCATTAGGCAAAAACACTGTGGTCGCCTGTGCAACTGGTTGTTTGGATGTTATGACATCCCCTTATCCTGAAACAGCATGGGAAGTCCCATGGATTCACGTTGCTTTTGAAAATGCGGGGGCAGTCGCTTCCGGTGTGGAAAGGGCATTGAAGGCTCAAGGTAAGGAAGATGTGAATATCGTCGCTTTCGGTGGTGACGGTGGTACTGCGGATATCGGTATACAATCATTATCAGGTGCAATGGAAAGAGGTCACGACATAACCTACATCTGTTACGATAACGAAGCTTACATGAACACAGGTATTCAAAGAAGTGGAGCTACCCCTTACGGTGCATCAACAACCACTTCCCCGGCAGGTAAGGAAAGCTTCGGTGAAGACAAGCCTAAGAAAAACATGGCTTTCATTATGGCAGCTCATGGAATTCCATATGTTGCTACCGCATCAATTTCCTATCCTGAAGACTTTATGAAAAAGGTCAAGAAGGCAGCTGAAACCAAAGGTCCTGCTTACATTCACCTTCAACAGCCATGCACAACCGGTTGGGGATTCAAACCGGAACATACCATCAAATTAGGTAGACTCGCAGTTGAAACCGGAGCATGGGGATTATTTGAAATCGAAAACGGTGAATTCAGAGTAACTTACAGACCTCAAGAAAGAAAACCTGTAAAAGAATACTTATCTGCTCAAAAAAGATTCAAACATCTTGATGATGAACAAATTGCAATTATACAAGAATTCGTTGACAACCAATGTGAAGAATTAGGTATCTAA